One part of the Kryptolebias marmoratus isolate JLee-2015 linkage group LG2, ASM164957v2, whole genome shotgun sequence genome encodes these proteins:
- the LOC108235969 gene encoding tripartite motif-containing protein 3-like isoform X2, with protein MSVIMAKRETSSTSPVVRQIDKQFLVCSICLDRYHNPKVLPCLHTFCEKCLQNYIPPQSLTLSCPVCRQTSILPEKGVAALQNNFFITNLMEVLQRDPECSRAEACNVLESANAATTCQPLSCPNHEGKVMEFYCESCETAMCLECTEGEHREHVTVPLRDVLEQHKSALKNQLDTVRNRLPQLTAAIELVNEISKQLTGRKNDAVTEISNTFDELEKALHQRKTALITEVENICSSKHKVLQTQLTSLLQGKENIESSCNFTEHALSHGSATEVLLVQKQMGERVSALARHNFPEHPHENGHLECQVETDGLRRSIQNLGVLITTGAVGHTSVATGEGLRHAVVGQHTTITVTTKDKDGELVKTGNAALRAEIASADGVRTEAEVVDNKNGTYEVGYTIRSEGEFTFSLLLYHQPVRGSPFRLRAVKPSDVLQSPDDVKRRVKSPSGGGGHVRQKAVRRPSSMYSTTKKKENPIEDELIYRVGTRGRDKGEFTNLQGISASSNGRIVVADSNNQCIQVFSNDGQFKMRFGVRGRSPGQLQRPTGVAVDMNGDIIVADYDNRWISIFSSDGKFKNKIGAGRLMGPKGVAVDKNGHIITVDNKACCVFIFQSNGKLVTKFGARGTSERHFAGPHFVAVNNKNEIVVTDFHNHSVKVYNADGEFLFKFGSHGEGNGQFNAPTGVAVDANGNIIVADWGNSRIQVFDSSGSFLSYINTSADPLYGPQGLALTSDGHVAVADSGNHCFKVYRYLQ; from the exons ATGTCAGTCATTATGGCCAAGCGTGAGACCAGCAGCACCAGCCCTGTCGTCAGGCAGATAGACAAGCAGTTTCTGGTCTGCAGCATCTGTTTGGACCGTTACCACAACCCTAAGGTTCTGCCCTGCCTGCACACGTTCTGTGAGAA GTGTCTACAGAACTACATCCCTCCCCAGTCTTTGACGCTCTCCTGTCCAGTATGCAGACAGACATCTATCCTGCCTGAGAAGGGTGTCGCAGCCCTGCAGAACAACTTCTTTATCACAAACCTAATGGAAGTGTTACAGCGAGATCCAGAATGCAGTCGAGCCGAGGCGTGCAACGTTCTTGAGTCAGCCAATGCAGCTACAACATGTCAGCCCCTTTCTTGCCCCAACCACGAGGGCAAG GTTATGGAGTTTTACTGCGAGTCATGTGAGACAGCCATGTGTCTGGAGTGTACAGAAGGGGAACACAGGGAACATGTGACCGTTCCTCTGAGGGATGTGCTGGAGCAGCACAAGTCAGCTCTGAAAAATCAGCTTGACACTGTGCGCAACAG ACTACCTCAGCTGACAGCTGCTATCGAGCTTGTTAATGAGATCTCAAAGCAGCTAACGGGGAGGAAAAACGATGCAGTGACTGAAATCAGTAACACTTTTGATGAGCTGGAGAAGGCGTTACACCAACGCAAGACTGCCCTTATTACTGAGGtagaaaacatctgcagcagtaAGCATAag GTGCTTCAGACCCAGCTGACTTCTTTACTTCAGGGCAAAGAAAACATTGAAAGCAGCTGCAACTTCACAGAGCATGCCCTTAGCCATGGCAGTGCGACCGAGGTCCTGCTGGTTCAGAAACAAATGGGTGAGCGGGTCAGTGCTCTGGCGAGACACAACTTTCCCGAGCATCCTCACGAAAATGGACACCTAGAATGCCAGGTGGAGACGGATGGACTGAGGCGCTCCATTCAGAACCTGGGAGTCCTAATTACAACAGGAGCTGTAGGCCATACAAGCGTTGCCACTGGTGAAGGCCTGCGACACGCAGTGGTTGGCCAGCACACCACCATCACTGTCACCACTAAAGACAAGGATGGAGAATTAGTGAAAACTGGGAACGCTGCGCTCAGAGCAGAAATAGCCTCTGCAGATGGAGTGCGCACTGAAGCAGAGGTGGTGGACAACAAGAATGGCACCTATGAGGTCGGGTATACCATCCGCTCTGAAGGAGAATTCACCTTCTCCTTGCTGTTATATCACCAGCCTGTGCGGGGGAGCCCATTCCGTTTGCGTGCCGTCAAGCCGTCAGATGTCCTGCAGTCGCCAGATGATGTGAAGAGAAGAGTGAAGTCCCCgagtggaggaggaggtcaTGTTCGACAGAAGGCTGTGCGCAGGCCCTCCAGCATGTACAGTACCaccaagaaaaaggaaaatccaATAGAAGATGAGCTGATCTACAGAGTTG GAACAAGAGGGCGAGACAAAGGAGAATTCACAAACCTTCAGGGGATTTCTGCCTCCAGTAATGGGCGGATTGTGGTTGCAGATAGCAACAACCAGTGTATACAA gTGTTTTCCAATGATGGCCAGTTTAAGATGAGGTTTGGGGTAAGGGGCCGATCACCAGGACAACTGCAGCGCCCAACAGGTGTCGCAGTCGACATGAATGGTGACATCATTGTAGCCGATTATGACAATAGATGGATTAGCATCTTCTCCTCGGACGGCAAGTTTAAg AATAAAATTGGTGCTGGAAGATTGATGGGACCCAAAGGTGTGGCTGTGGATAAGAATGGACATATCATCACGGTTGATAATAAAGCCTGCTGTGTTTTCATCTTTCAATCGAATGGGAAGCTGGTGACCAAGTTTGGAGCAAGAGGAACTTCAGAAAGACACTTTGCAG GTCCTCACTTTGtggctgtaaacaacaaaaatgagatCGTGGTCACAGACTTTCATAACCATTCAGTAAAG GTGTACAATGCTGATGGGGAGTTCCTGTTTAAATTTGGCTCCCACGGTGAGGGGAACGGCCAGTTCAATGCACCAACAGGCGTGGCCGTAGACGCCAATGGAAATATTATTGTTGCTGATTGGGGCAACAGTCGGATCCAG GTGTTCGACAGCTCAGGGTCTTTCCTGTCCTACATCAACACATCAGCTGATCCACTTTATGGCCCACAGGGCTTGGCTCTTACATCTGATGGCCATGTGGCGGTGGCGGACTCCGGGAACCACTGTTTTAAAGTCTACCGCTACCTGCAGTAG
- the LOC108235969 gene encoding tripartite motif-containing protein 3-like isoform X1, whose protein sequence is MSVIMAKRETSSTSPVVRQIDKQFLVCSICLDRYHNPKVLPCLHTFCEKCLQNYIPPQSLTLSCPVCRQTSILPEKGVAALQNNFFITNLMEVLQRDPECSRAEACNVLESANAATTCQPLSCPNHEGKVMEFYCESCETAMCLECTEGEHREHVTVPLRDVLEQHKSALKNQLDTVRNRLPQLTAAIELVNEISKQLTGRKNDAVTEISNTFDELEKALHQRKTALITEVENICSSKHKVLQTQLTSLLQGKENIESSCNFTEHALSHGSATEVLLVQKQMGERVSALARHNFPEHPHENGHLECQVETDGLRRSIQNLGVLITTGAVGHTSVATGEGLRHAVVGQHTTITVTTKDKDGELVKTGNAALRAEIASADGVRTEAEVVDNKNGTYEVGYTIRSEGEFTFSLLLYHQPVRGSPFRLRAVKPSDVLQSPDDVKRRVKSPSGGGGHVRQKAVRRPSSMYSTTKKKENPIEDELIYRVGTRGRDKGEFTNLQGISASSNGRIVVADSNNQCIQVFSNDGQFKMRFGVRGRSPGQLQRPTGVAVDMNGDIIVADYDNRWISIFSSDGKFKNKIGAGRLMGPKGVAVDKNGHIITVDNKACCVFIFQSNGKLVTKFGARGTSERHFAEKSGANIALESKLSKSGPVFSPHFVAVNNKNEIVVTDFHNHSVKVYNADGEFLFKFGSHGEGNGQFNAPTGVAVDANGNIIVADWGNSRIQVFDSSGSFLSYINTSADPLYGPQGLALTSDGHVAVADSGNHCFKVYRYLQ, encoded by the exons ATGTCAGTCATTATGGCCAAGCGTGAGACCAGCAGCACCAGCCCTGTCGTCAGGCAGATAGACAAGCAGTTTCTGGTCTGCAGCATCTGTTTGGACCGTTACCACAACCCTAAGGTTCTGCCCTGCCTGCACACGTTCTGTGAGAA GTGTCTACAGAACTACATCCCTCCCCAGTCTTTGACGCTCTCCTGTCCAGTATGCAGACAGACATCTATCCTGCCTGAGAAGGGTGTCGCAGCCCTGCAGAACAACTTCTTTATCACAAACCTAATGGAAGTGTTACAGCGAGATCCAGAATGCAGTCGAGCCGAGGCGTGCAACGTTCTTGAGTCAGCCAATGCAGCTACAACATGTCAGCCCCTTTCTTGCCCCAACCACGAGGGCAAG GTTATGGAGTTTTACTGCGAGTCATGTGAGACAGCCATGTGTCTGGAGTGTACAGAAGGGGAACACAGGGAACATGTGACCGTTCCTCTGAGGGATGTGCTGGAGCAGCACAAGTCAGCTCTGAAAAATCAGCTTGACACTGTGCGCAACAG ACTACCTCAGCTGACAGCTGCTATCGAGCTTGTTAATGAGATCTCAAAGCAGCTAACGGGGAGGAAAAACGATGCAGTGACTGAAATCAGTAACACTTTTGATGAGCTGGAGAAGGCGTTACACCAACGCAAGACTGCCCTTATTACTGAGGtagaaaacatctgcagcagtaAGCATAag GTGCTTCAGACCCAGCTGACTTCTTTACTTCAGGGCAAAGAAAACATTGAAAGCAGCTGCAACTTCACAGAGCATGCCCTTAGCCATGGCAGTGCGACCGAGGTCCTGCTGGTTCAGAAACAAATGGGTGAGCGGGTCAGTGCTCTGGCGAGACACAACTTTCCCGAGCATCCTCACGAAAATGGACACCTAGAATGCCAGGTGGAGACGGATGGACTGAGGCGCTCCATTCAGAACCTGGGAGTCCTAATTACAACAGGAGCTGTAGGCCATACAAGCGTTGCCACTGGTGAAGGCCTGCGACACGCAGTGGTTGGCCAGCACACCACCATCACTGTCACCACTAAAGACAAGGATGGAGAATTAGTGAAAACTGGGAACGCTGCGCTCAGAGCAGAAATAGCCTCTGCAGATGGAGTGCGCACTGAAGCAGAGGTGGTGGACAACAAGAATGGCACCTATGAGGTCGGGTATACCATCCGCTCTGAAGGAGAATTCACCTTCTCCTTGCTGTTATATCACCAGCCTGTGCGGGGGAGCCCATTCCGTTTGCGTGCCGTCAAGCCGTCAGATGTCCTGCAGTCGCCAGATGATGTGAAGAGAAGAGTGAAGTCCCCgagtggaggaggaggtcaTGTTCGACAGAAGGCTGTGCGCAGGCCCTCCAGCATGTACAGTACCaccaagaaaaaggaaaatccaATAGAAGATGAGCTGATCTACAGAGTTG GAACAAGAGGGCGAGACAAAGGAGAATTCACAAACCTTCAGGGGATTTCTGCCTCCAGTAATGGGCGGATTGTGGTTGCAGATAGCAACAACCAGTGTATACAA gTGTTTTCCAATGATGGCCAGTTTAAGATGAGGTTTGGGGTAAGGGGCCGATCACCAGGACAACTGCAGCGCCCAACAGGTGTCGCAGTCGACATGAATGGTGACATCATTGTAGCCGATTATGACAATAGATGGATTAGCATCTTCTCCTCGGACGGCAAGTTTAAg AATAAAATTGGTGCTGGAAGATTGATGGGACCCAAAGGTGTGGCTGTGGATAAGAATGGACATATCATCACGGTTGATAATAAAGCCTGCTGTGTTTTCATCTTTCAATCGAATGGGAAGCTGGTGACCAAGTTTGGAGCAAGAGGAACTTCAGAAAGACACTTTGCAG agaAAAGTGGTGCAAACATTGCACTGGAATCAAAGCTTAGTAAATCTGGCCCTGTTTTCA GTCCTCACTTTGtggctgtaaacaacaaaaatgagatCGTGGTCACAGACTTTCATAACCATTCAGTAAAG GTGTACAATGCTGATGGGGAGTTCCTGTTTAAATTTGGCTCCCACGGTGAGGGGAACGGCCAGTTCAATGCACCAACAGGCGTGGCCGTAGACGCCAATGGAAATATTATTGTTGCTGATTGGGGCAACAGTCGGATCCAG GTGTTCGACAGCTCAGGGTCTTTCCTGTCCTACATCAACACATCAGCTGATCCACTTTATGGCCCACAGGGCTTGGCTCTTACATCTGATGGCCATGTGGCGGTGGCGGACTCCGGGAACCACTGTTTTAAAGTCTACCGCTACCTGCAGTAG